Proteins from a genomic interval of Chanodichthys erythropterus isolate Z2021 chromosome 8, ASM2448905v1, whole genome shotgun sequence:
- the nup107 gene encoding nuclear pore complex protein Nup107: MDWNQTWLSPVVRDTEVTRAARRKSSHKKVAFPLAQDDSPGTSTTPARTISRQTPGSLFKQTFTPRSALRNPDVSAILGTGSRTPRFVNTPRTKGSLSMNMDDSDWTNSLYPSPLSGLVDTSFTDDVSMSALMLKEDDPGEAASLSLFPEFLQSYLRHASTAVFDLLEEYEVLCQDKVSMLQKLVLRSAPGQQKSSKTVSITWLLQQEMVTWRLITSLYRDRVQTVLEEDIMMDITMPSESEKAVMEQFFQKDSMVRQSQLVVDWLESIAKDEIGDFSDNIEYYAKSVYWENTLHTLKLRRNQSSGGFSRPLVTELDPDAPIRQKRPLADLDREDDSRLLKNLFNLIRAGMTDEAQRLCKRCGQAWRAATLEGWKLYHDPNINGGGGELKPVEGNPHRSVWKVCCWRMAEEEQFNRYERAIYAALSGNLKQLLPVCESWEDTVWAYFRVMVDTLVEQEICSSGLGSEELEELPREFLETNWTLEKVFEELQATESKRVLDATKEHYHVIQKFVILGDLDGLLEEFSDWLGRSTSLPAHLLRFMSHLVLFYRSLGMQLKEEVCVDVLKAYISLLVKEKQVDLIAFYVSHLPSDMAVSQYAQFLEEVTETKQRKHCLDLATQAGLDVPAITKTVVETIRERDTDEFAHHDLTPALDTATTVEDQQKIDVIDWLVFDPAQRAEALKQSNAIMRKFLASKKHDAAKMVFAKVPEDSMREIYRQWEEQGMDTPLPAEEENAIREHLCIRAYLEAHEAFNEWFKHMNCPPVKPTAPAQAKFTEKVAHEMKEAEYKIEYENWQGRLGALTEDVKERIYNVLLFVDGGWMVDVREESEEDSERTHQMALLRRLCLPMMSFLLLTVLQRTDRHQESLRLADIIASDQHRLYEVFSKEELQKFLQKMRESSLLLLDKGLDPLGYEIQP, from the exons ATGGACtg GAATCAGACCTGGTTGAGTCCAGTGGTTCGGGACACTGAGGTGACCCGGGCTGCCCGCAGAAAGAGTTCACACAAAAAAGTTGCAT TCCCACTGGCACAGGATGATAGTCCTGGAACCAGCACTACCCCTGCTAGAACCATATCGCGCCAAACACCTGGATCTCTTTTTAAACAGACAT TCACCCCAAGAAGCGCCCTCAGGAACCCAGATGTGTCGGCCATCCTCGGGACAGGAAGCAGAACTCCTCGCTTTGTAAACACACCCCGTACCAAAGGCAGTCTGAGCATG AACATGGATGACAGTGATTGGACGAACAGTCTTTACCCGTCTCCTCTGTCTGGGCTGGTGGACAcgagcttcactgatgatgtcaGCATGAGCGCTCTCATGCTAAAGGAAGATGATCCCGGAGAAGCTG CGTCTCTCAGTTTGTTTCCTGAATTTCTGCAGTCATATTTGCGTCATGCGTCCACAGCCGTGTTTGATCTGTTAGAAGAGTATGAGGTTCTCTGTCAGGACAAG GTCAGTATGTTGCAGAAATTGGTACTCCGTTCTGCCCCTGGTCAGCAGAAATCCTCCAAGACGGTCAGCATTACCTGGTTATTGCAGCAAGAGATGGTGACCTGGAGACTCATCACCTCCCTATACAG AGACCGAGTCCAGACAGTTTTAGAAGAAGACATCATGATGGATATAACT ATGCCCAGTGAGAGTGAGAAGGCCGTAATGGAGCAGTTCTTCCAAAAGGACAGTATGGTGCGACAGAGCCAG CTGGTGGTGGATTGGTTGGAGAGTATAGCCAAAGATGAGATAGGAGACTTCTCTGATAACATTGAATACTACGCCAAATCTGTGTACTG GGAAAACACGCTCCATACCCTGAAGCTGAGGAGGAATCAGTCCAGCGGTGGTTTCAGCAGGCCGCTGGTCACAGAGCTAGATCCAGATGCTCCCATCAGACAAAAGAGACCACTGGCAGACCTGGACCGAGAGGATGACTCTCGCCTGCTTAAAAACCTCTTCAATCTCATACGAGCTGGCATGACTGATGAG gctcAGAGGCTGTGTAAGCGCTGTGGTCAGGCCTGGCGTGCTGCCACTCTGGAAGGCTGGAAACTGTACCATGACCCCAACATCAACGGAG gagGTGGAGAGCTTAAGCCAGTAGAAGGGAATCCTCATCGGAGTGTGTGGAAGGTGTGCTGTTGGAGAATGGCAGAGGAG GAGCAGTTCAACAGATATGAAAGAGCCATCTATGCTGCACTTAGTGGAAACCTCAAACAG CTGTTACCTGTGTGCGAGTCATGGGAGGACACGGTCTGGGCGTATTTCCGAGTGATGGTGGACACTTTGGTAGAGCAGGAGATCTGTTCTTCTGGTCTGGGCAGTGAGGAGCTGGAGGAGCTGCCCAGAGAGTTTCTGGAGACCAA TTGGACTTTGGAGAAAGTCTTTGAAGAGCTTCAAGCAACAGAATCCAAA AGGGTTCTGGATGCAACCAAGGAGCATTACCATGTGATTCAGAAGTTTGTCATTCTTGGAGATCTTGATG GTCTTCTGGAGGAGTTCAGTGATTGGTTGGGAAGAAGTACATCTTTGCCAGCTCATCTGTTGCGCTTCATGTCACATTTAGTGCTTTTTTATCGCAGTTTGGGCATGCAGCTCAAG GAGGAGGTGTGTGTAGATGTCTTGAAGGCCTACATCTCTCTGTTAGTGAAGGAGAAGCAGGTGGATCTCATTGCGTTCTACGTCAGTCATCTCCCTTCTGACATGGCCGTGTCACAATACGCTCAGTTCCTGGAGGAAGTCACCGAGACTAAGCAGCGCAAACACTGTCTGGACTTGGCAACGCAAGCAG GTTTGGATGTGCCAGCAATCACAAAAACAGTGGTAGAGACCATCAGAGAAAGAGACACAGATGAGTTTGCCCACCATGACCTGACCCCTGCCCTTGATACGGCAACTACAGTG GAGGATCAGCAGAAGATTGATGTCATTGATTGGCTGGTGTTTGATCCTGCCCAGCGAGCTGAAGCCCTTAAACAAAGCAATGCCATCATGAGGAAGTTTTTAG CATCAAAGAAGCATGACGCTGCCAAAATGGTCTTTGCCAAAGTGCCGGAAGATTCCATGCGGGAGATTTACCGACAGTGGGAGGAGCAGGGCATGGACACGCCCCTTCCTGCTGAGGAGGAAAATGCTATTCGAGAGCATCTGTGCATCCGTGCCTATCTG GAAGCTCATGAAGCATTTAATGAGTGGTTCAAGCACATGAACTGCCCTCCGGTGAAACCCACAGCACCTGCTCAAGCTAAGTTTACAGAGAAGGTGGCCCATGAGATGAAAGAAGCAGAGTACAAG ATAGAGTATGAGAACTGGCAGGGGCGTCTGGGAGCGCTGACGGAAGATGTGAAGGAGAGGATCTACAATGTTCTCCTGTTTGTAGATGGAGGATGGATGGTGGATGTCAGAGAG GAATCTGAGGAAGACTCTGAGCGCACTCATCAAATGGCTCTTCTGCGGCGTTTGTGTCTGCCCATGATGTCATTCCTTCTGTTAACCGTACTGCAGCGCACTGACCGCCACCAGGAGAGTCTGCGTCTGGCTGACATCATTGCATCTGACCAACACAGACTTTATGAG GTTTTCTCTAAAGAGGAACTACAGAAGTTTCTCCAGAAGATGAGGGAATCCTCTCTACTCCTGCTGGATAAAGGTCTGGATCCACTTGGATATGAGATTCAGCCCTAG